From Camelina sativa cultivar DH55 chromosome 5, Cs, whole genome shotgun sequence:
tTATCGGTGGTGCAGTGGAGTCCGATCATCATCGGTTGCGTATGGGTGAGTTCTGCGGTAATGCATATAGGGGCTTCATCGATCTTTTGATCTTCGCAAGTTTCCCTTTTGTTTGTTGCATGTAGACTTGATTTATGTTAGAATCGGTTTAAATTTGGTGCATGCGAAATATGGTAGGATTCGTGCTAGGTTCATGTTTAAATGCACATCAAACTtgagctaggaatcaccatgcaagatgaatttggatgcattttaagtaatttggatcgcttaaaatttggttaagaggATTGCATGCATGTTGAGACTTAGCGGATTTTTCTAGCATTATTTCTTGCTTAAAATCGGATGAGGTTAGCTTGCATGCTTAATTGAACTTAAAGGATTTAAACGGTTAAATCAAACTGGCTTGCATGCGTAAATGAACTTGTTGCATTAACTTGCTTAAGTTGAAtaattggttgcatgcatgtagaataatcaTAAGTTGCTTGAATTATCATTcttgttgcttgttgattgttgcatgtTCTTTTGCTTGTAATTTCTTGCTTGTCTTACTTGATCTTCTTGCTTGAGTTGTTGTGTGTATTTTAGCAAggtctcttgaatttgtttctcgagtCTTAGCTAGAATAGTAAATTCAATCTTCTGTTCCAAATACGGTTTGTCTTGCAAGAGTTCCCAATGACCACTCGCGCAGGACAATGTCACGATTAGCTAGCTACTAGTGTGACcactacatgacgatgtagcattTATGTGGGCTCATGCCGGTTACCTTGgtggtctcggcatgggaaACGTTGTGGAatggaacagattatcgagggcccttaggtgaaagagtctagggtatttcaagTATTCCTTGTTGTATTCTAgatgtctttgtttgtttgatagaaggtaagagtctagagtattcaagtGCCCCTTGTTTTATTCTAGTCATCTTGCGAGTCGTGTAAGAGTTAAGAGTCTAAAGTGTCCAAGTAGTCCTTGTTCCCTTTAGTCGTCTTTCTCCGTGAGTAGCGAGTCTAGATCGTCCGAGTCGAGTCGCGTTGATCTAACCTCTCTCGCTTGTTTGTTGTTAAGTTGCTTCCGCTTTTGCTTCTattgcgttgctttgattacttgcttGCTAGTTTGCCTTGCCTGTTTTCTTTGCCTATCGGGGTAGTCGGGTTtgggaagtagaatcctgtttaggagaaagaggtgcccaggctcactgagtaatcttaagttactcatgatattattttgtcttgcaggaagcTTAAGTGAGTCTACagctggagcaaacattagggtaccggatagggttttacACCTATATTTTCCTAAAGGATTATTGTAAAATTTTTCTGACTATCtatgtatattgctttgatGACTTATTTAcaatgtaataatttattaaagtaatatattcggttttcggagaaaacatggcaagttgcaaatggtaCTCAGCCtcgtccgggccaacacaacgcaccaggccgcaagggctgcaaagcctaagtagtctcggttgcgggtggaattgtgctaagaaggaccggtcgggaagtctgcagcttccatCCCTCGACTGGATCACCTTGGTATAGTTCCCATagtggcgtcccgtggctgtccgatggccttcgtggtcatagaacggtttgggggcgttacacctaagcccgcatgccataatatataaggaaaatccaatactcgtctctcgggttgccaccctacagcgcgcccccggatcgtcatccgaagtcgatataccaaccatactcccaagccacaaagtctcagaatatggcagtactaggagaaacTAAGTCCCCCAATAGTCGTGAGCAAACAATTCGAAatacgtctgagtcctatccctatccaggtttccttccagTAGCTCGCacaaaacatctcaatgtcctaccaaccgcatatcccctcactggaatacctcatgaccacacaatgatcatatacatgccccaagtgccaaacaaatgtcctaaacaggaccgccaccaaggccaaacaatctgtcctaaacaggaccgtcacaaaaaccaaacaatctgtcctaattaggaccgtcacaaagaccaaataatctctcaaaagactgccacacacgggcacaatgactTAAAAGTCTgacactaaggccacacaagcccctcaaaggctctccaccactaaaatggacaaattctaactcacataaaactttccatttttagcactttccatttttggaaactttccacttttggaactTCTATTTCAAAAAACTTTCCCCAAAAACTCCGCCTCAcagaaactttgtaccccgagcaccacatcatcttgttactgagtcgcacaaccaaccaccccaagcgaccgagaaaacaagagagatgggctgaaATACTCCATCAccgctccagccatggattacagatgggaccaggctagacaagttcaagtcgcggcttgcttctcataccacttcttaaaccttgccttcatcctcgccttaGGCTCCCAAGTCtactcctccacaccatcacagtcccaaaggactatcatcaaaggaaccttcttttTCCGAATGTCCTTGATCCttctctcgagaaccctcactggtctcgcctccaaagtcatgttatactgaagatcttcaggaatcttagccaacaactgatcatcctcacggagacacttctgcaacatagaaatatgaaataccttgtggaacgtacggataacctcaggcaactccagtctatatgctaccggtcccacccgctcaatcactctgaacggacccataaaccccggactcaacttagtctttgtcaatgacctgttcggaccccgcaacatggccatcttgaggtacactctgtctcctacctgaaactcaagatctctcctcatcttatcagcataactcctctgcctatcctgagcctcctccatgttcagcttgagaacctgaatcttctctgaggtctccaaaacaaaatctgccccgaacatgctcctctcccccacatgagtccagcataacagtgtatggcatggcctcccatacaaaccctcataaggagccatcttaatactcgcctgatagttgttgttgtaagcaaactctaccaggttcatgtgatctgcccaatggccaccccaatccaacacacacatcctcagcaaatcctccagcgtctggatcgtcctatCTGACTGTCCATTGGTctagggatgataagctgtactcatatgcaccttagtgcccatctctgcctgaaatgccttccagaacaccgaagtgaacttagaatccctgtcagacacaatgctcgctggcaccccatgcaagcTGACTATccctctcacatacttcttaaccaagaccgctgctccatcagtcttcttaatggccagaaaatgtgctgacttagtcaaccggtccacaatgacccaaatagcatcgaAAGTCCATGACATTGGCAATCTTACAACGAATTGTAGCTTGATGGAACAACTGTTCCAGCCTCAATTGCTTTTTCCTGCCAATTTCGTGGtaacaactatgcacccaagcaacaacatcaagtgttccagcctcaattGTGTCCCCCTCCAGGGTTTCAAACctaccaaggccaggaacaagacttaagagccatgatgcaacaactgttgattgggcaaaccaatggaaagattgaggagGCAAAATAGTTTGCTAAGTTGAACCAAAGGCTAACATCccagtataatgatctcaacatgaagtttgaaggtctcaactctagagtgaagtatatggagagcaacattgcttctacttcagctcctaagaCTACTCAACTctctggaaaagctgttcaaaaccaaagagagttcactgcaaaagccattcatatccatgaggaagaagtcactgaggacagtgaagttcaagctggggaggattggtcatttcttgaagcccagagtgaagATTGTGCAAAGAAGACTGAATCCGGTAACGCACTCGACCATGTACTCATgctagcactcgaccgagtgtcagctcgagtggtcgatcgagttgaaGAATctgaagctgttaagcctgtcaagtacattcctcctgcttacaaactgcctctaccattcccaggacgtttcaaggcacagaagctgaaggaactaagggaaatcattgagaaaaaagaaatgatggctttgcaacaagaggaagtgaaagctttaaaggaagaagctgtCATTGAGAataaggaagtgatggccatacaagaggttatcattgcttaccaagaagaagagaaaggacctgccttggaacagtatgctccatatcctctctatcaggattttttgcttgagaTGTCAAAGCAGAAGGCTCAAATCAAGAcaagaaggatcttgaagagaTTGAGGGAGTTATCATCCCAACTAAACTTGAGGATCCAGGttcattctatctgccttgctcatttagctatcttcactacaactagtgcttatgtgacttgggagcatctatcagtgtaatgccttactctatagcacaaaagcttgggcacactgaatTCAAGTCCACCAACTTTCACATATGTCTAGCTGATGGATCAAACAAGGAGGTGGTTGGTAAGTTGGAAAACCTTCCAGTTAAGATAGGAAAGACAAGAATTCCTATAGACTTTGTGGTTatagagatggataaggagctTGAAGACCCTATCAttctagggaggccattcttagccactgctgGAGCTGTTATAGATGTCAAGAAAGGTCTTGTAaacttgaacattgctgagggtttaaccatgaagtttgacatctataacccaaccaacctgcctaccattgatgatcaaccttttactatcaaaaGCAAAGGTGGTCATGATGTCTcaagtgaagtggcaactccaaaaGTTAAGCTCTCCCTTCAAGAGGAATCAGTGGAAAAActcaagggttcagttcaagagttgactgatatggtgaaggatctccaagtcaagctaaacaagaggtctttgaagaaggcaagaccaaggctcaagattaagaagaaacaagggtTATGTGTGAAGGGTGAAATGATCAAGGATCATTTTCACATTGATCAAGTGGtaccagggaggatttcattaCTTCCTTGGTCTTTAAACCAAACCTGAAAATGCATCAAAAGTCAAgtttagtgactttaaacaagctcactagggaggaagtccctaaggtatcattgtacatatgcttaattttctttgtagttttgatttcttttcttttatgtttgtgttgggcatgctttttaatgaaagtgtagatggtttttgagagatttggacttgtgGAAGTGGACTCGCAAGACCACTCGACcggcccacgagaggtactcgaccgagttgtgAAGAaactaaggcccactcgattcccAGTTCTTTTGAATGATCGAGTgggggagaaaaagaaaaaaaaattgaatttcaaactttggtcaaggagctcgaccacgtgcagTCGATGTGGGGTTGAGTGGCAGGaaaaagcaagtcaaagattctcatttcaaatttgaatggtatggatgctccacccttgtctacttgtccccttagcttttTTATATAAAGCTAAACTCGATCCTATgcttctcacactctctcatttgctcaaaacaattaaaatctagcttaaaatctctctcaagttcatcttTTTGCTCAAAGCTTAGTTATTTTGGTATTtaggtcactaacctattaactttaagTTTTGAGTCTATTTCTTTCAGTTCTatttgaaaatgtcttcaaggttAACAAGGAAATCTCAAAAACCTGCTGATAGCTCCCTAGATCGTCGTGATGCTCATCTTGCATCAAGAAAAGAAGCTGGCGGAAGCACTTGACCCCCTACTCGAGcagtcactcgaccgagtgctggTTCGAGTAAGCAGTCGAGTGGAGTACCGAGTCAGAGACACCAGTCAGCTGAGGAAGACCCTGAGCGaactgagagtgaagaagagatggagttcaCTCTTAGGGAGCACATGAGAATAAACAAGGCAaaggggaagaggccagcagttgaggttgaacaagaagaggttgaaaatgagagtgaagaagaagatgaagaagaagagggagaagatgatggagaagaagaatcttgtggCTTAACTCCAAGACAGCCTTATGAAGCTTTCATGAGGATGCAGTTCCTGGGGACTAGATacccacacaaggaaaccatggagaggttgggcattgatgaagatgtggaatTTCTTTTTGAGAAGTGCAGCCTAAgtaagttcatggggctttgcatggaagggtataaagaagaaagctgtgagtttctagccactaTCAAGTTGCACTGCTACCTAAAGAAGGATAAGGAGTTTGGACCTGGTCATTGTGAGTTCACTATCAAGGGAAAGAAGTATAAGCTTtcattgaagaagatagccaatatcTTTGGCTTTGAAGTTGGTAGGGAGAGGAGCATGGTGAtaccaagagaagagctctTTGCTGTTTGGGAGACCATTGGAGACAGCAACATTTACTCTATTGTTTGCTCAAAtttgtgataattaattttcagAAGTAGACCATGAATCTTGTTTATCCAGGATCCtcctatattattttttctatcgGTTTCGGTTATGATTTTGAAtcgagttaatttttttattcttcccCGAGAGATTCCATGCAAAAATGGATCATAATTTTTAGGTAAATATTCCTTTTTAGCTTCGTTATAACAAAATTGAGTCAGTTTTTTCCAGTATATTTTTATAGACCATTCCTTATCTAAAACTTCAATTCGatttaaaaattctttttttaagttttcctttttttcttcgtgGATCAAACTCCAATAAGTAGAAACTTGGTCAGAGGGTATTTTTTCTCTTGTAAATGAAGGTATCCTTTTTTGGATCATTTCAAAAAAGGTGGAAAGATTGGGGGGATATGTAAAAGATATTCGTTCTTTTCCATCACtttgacatgtataaaaaaaatattgtgacaTTTCATTTCTTAcagtattttcaattttatcattttttatatatcgaTTTGGTCGATTCCATCTTTTATAATCGAAAACTAGAGTTACAAATGGTTTTTCAAACCATAAAAAAtgatcctctttttttttttttagaaaaattctaaattcgaattttctttatttctatcTAGATTTTCAGAAACTGTTTTATAGTATGTTCGAACGTGGAATTCATCATCCGTATTAATTTTGACTTTTCCATTCACTCGGATTTCTTCCATTTCATCGATTTTGTCCAGATCTTCCCCTTCTTCcgaaaaaagagaaggaaaaggagCTTCTTCGGTGGATACCTCTTGGTCCTGTTTAGTCCCACCCGTTTCTGAGGTTCCTTTTAGTTTCTTAGTAAAAATGGGTGATGGTATTCTGCCTAAATAGTAGACACAGGTAATAAATAAGAGAATACTAAAGATTCGAGCCATAGAATTTCTCAATTCTGACACAAGGAACTTATACTTATTAGATCTAATAAGTACATTAGACCTAATAGAATTATTTTGCTGTATCCAGACTAATACCAATCCAACCCATTTCATGAATAAAATGTGACCAATTAACCAACCAACAAAACTACTTGTTACAAATAACATCTTGTTGTTGCATCGAAACATATAAATGTTAACTAATCTGGCTAACATTGAACTTGGTAAAATGAAATGGTTGAATAATTGAAAAATGAGATTATTCAGGAATACACATTGAATGCGAAGATTACGCATTTCATTTCTGGTAGTAGATCCATAATCAAAAAAGTGTTTGTGATTGTTccaaaagaaatgaaacaaaagatacGGTAGAGCTAGGACAGTTATTGTATGAGGTCTACCCAATGCTAAATGCAGAGGCGCATAATAGATCGATATGAACATCATGAGCTGTCCCGCAATAAAACCTGTTGTTGCTGATACTTTCTTCtcggttccttcttctccttcgtccaTAACCCGAGCTCTGAGAAGGAAGAGATAAGAGGGCCCTATGGAGAATGTGGTCAGAAATCCATAATAGAGTCCGACCACAACGACCGAATTGATTATCTTCATGCATAAGGATACTAGATTACCTAGTATAAAAGATTGAAAAACCATCACAAACctcccttttttcttttctatttcaatttctggattattatatgatgattttgCAACTTTCCatatatagaaatagaaatagaaagagatAGACTAGAAACGACATCTCTTATGTCAATGACACCAAAGGGATATTAAATGAATGGAATTGGGATATGGATGGAATATAATGAAATAGAGCCGCTTTGAGGTTCCCTATGAAATTAGGCATGGAACGGAGCCACTACGAAGAAGTTCCGGGGGTTACGAAGGAAACTTCGAGTTCATATTGGTCGTGGGTTGAGAACGGGAATTGAACTCTATGAGATCTAATCTCCCGTTGTTCCTCAgtagctcagtggtagagcggTCGGCTGTTAACTGATTGGTCGTAGGTTCGAATCCTACTTGGGGAGATTTGATTCATTCCGAATTTAAGAATTCAGAATATAAGAATGAACGGGTTCGCTTTGACCGTTAAGAGTCGGTAACCCGTTCCCTGTGTCTTTGTTTCTATTGCATTCTATCTCATCGTATCACATTCTGTTCTGTGATATTTGAGAATCACCGTCAATACCTCGGTGTAGGTCCGGGATAATCCTTTATTCCATAGTCCTGGGGCTATTTACAACTAgccaattcataattttcagATGTACTAACAAGTGCATCTTTGATGCAGTCATTGATTCTCCCGAGAGTTCACAATTACCGCGAGCAAACATATGAATTTAATGACTTAATGATGAGGAACGCTTTTTTGCTATGCTACTAATACTTGTACTTGCTCCGCTATTCTGCCCAAGCCTGGCTGAGGAAGAGTTACGGGGCTTCAAAAAATATGCTGATTCGGCCGTTAAAAATACTATATGTAAAAAAGCGCTagatataatagatatatatctaaattcaaataaaaaagaaggccACTCTACTCTATTTCGACAAAAGACCCATCCCCAAGTTCCATAGCTTTGAGTCCGCTATCCCGAGCATGATTTTCCTACCCCCCGGAGGGAAAGGTCCTTCCCTTTTGGGCCGGTTGTGGGCGAGGAGGGATTCGAACCCCCGACACCGTGGTTCGTAGCCACGTGCTCTAATCCTCTGAGCTACAAGCCCCACCCCGTCTCCACTGGATCTGTTCCCAGGAGTACCCTAAAAAAAGGAACCTTTCCTCTCCCCAGCCATTTCGGGTTAAGAAGATGTGAAAGTGCCTTTCTCTCTATAAGAACGGTGCGTTCCGGGGTGTGAAGTGGGATAGAAGGGATTTCATAATTGGGGTTTTGAATAAGACAaccttttcatttttcatttttttttcaatatgaaaAAGTAATAAGAATGAGAGGTGTTAAGCTTTTCATCATCCTGGCGTCGAGCTATTTTTCCGCAGGACCTCCCCTACAGTATCGTCACCGCAGTAGAGTTTAACCACCAAGTTCGGGATGGATTGGTGTTGTTCCTCTACTCCTAGGAcaccgataatcaatacacaaccgaaaactcccatccttcttcttcacaaacaacaccggtgctcccccacggtgatacactaggatggatgaatcccttactaaACAAATCCACTAAATTGcatcttcagctctgccatctctgctggagccattctgtaaggagccttgcaTAATggtgtcgtccctggttccagttcaatagtaaaaggatccgaccgagatggtggtaattgctgaaatgactgaaacacatcctcaaactcctcaacaacctgaataccgctaaccgtagacttccccattGACtatggcatagatatagtaaccaaataacctcacggcccttctcgatcatcttcccagcctgaatgacCGAggtcacgagactccccgaagtcagTCTAGTACTCtgaaaaccaacttccctcctggacgctcaaactccactctaccctgatggcaatccaaatgcacaatttgccgatgcaaccaatccatcccgagaatcacatcatacaactccactggactgataagtaaatctgctggccacgactctcctgcaacctgaatatcaactcctctaactCGTCCAACAACTCTCTCAGGAACATGCCtcccgcaaccctgacaactcatgtacgctccccgggatcccttctgattcccgcactctctgcacactccggagtaatgaagctatgaaaaactctagaatcaaacataacgtgagACTTAAATCTGCCCACCaataaggtccctacacaaacctcatgcgttgagaacctaacattttatcataggaaaaacataaaatctgaacctactaaaattcacaaagcttaagtaccagaaattatacctgtgatcgctccggcactggttccaccagccTCTGTAGTCGTGTAAactcgtggcgcctgctcaatctgtgccacctgctgacctccaggctgcacctgctgcaacgcagCCACTGTTATCGGCTGCAACTtaggacacaagggcctgatgtgccctggctccctgcaatgatagcatacacgaacccCTGCCGTCGGAgtactcctcttgggacagctagcaaacttgtgatccttgctcccacacttgaagcaacctGCGCCACTCTGTGTCTGCGTAGCCTCctacctcctcttggttccctgcacaggcttgccgcccctgctagaacctccatgatgctgagccttactaggctgaaccactggactaaccgtcactaactgtgcccggatatccacctcaatctctgctgcagtctcaactagctctgcacgcgtagcataactacgtcctctacaatggaccctcaagtcatcacaaagagccctcataaacctccagatctgggcctcctcaggctctcgcactgaccgcgtcccatgagacaactgaaggaacttcACCTCAAACCGGTCCAATgtctctctaggaaaatacttgaggttgaactccaagacgaagtcagcccaagtcatctccctcagCACTCttctagcagccactgatctccaccacacctgagcatcaccaaccagATGATGGAatcctatgtccacccaaaactcctcaggacatctcagagtatggaagttacgttccacactcgtcctccacgcatctgcaacagtaggatttgtaccacccaaaaaccgcTCAGTCACGagatccttcatctccttgagcatggaaaAATAACGTACATGTGctcctgcatccgcagccactggctgccgctcctccgccaccactcgtggcactacctgagcctgagtcAGTACCACTGGTGGCAACCGCTCCGacaactgtgctagcatagccgcaaagtctgcaccagggactccacctgctgggactcccacactcGGGACCCTATCATCACCGGCCattggagcatcaacaccgccccctccggccacactaatggaatcctcctggacaccctgcgacttgCCAACACCCTCatctgtcacactctggtctgCAGTCACACTCACTGCTGGGCCTCTGCCcttaccacgaccacgtccgcgtccacgaccactttattctagctagtttattaACAAGCTTTAGGCTTTGATATCCCATTTTTAAACCTCACTTTCCtctcttgcttgtttgtttgtttgagggcaagcaaagactaagtttgggggttttgatgtcactatattttaccatatttatggCCTTGTTTatttcatgttttgcatcatatagaagtcattccttaggttttatagccatttatgtccaaatatgcacttaggatgtttagaagcatgcattgcatacatttgtgcatttggagtattattatatgttatggagctctaaaagggtaaaGAAGGACTtgctgttatttctggagctaaaaaagaggattggaagtatcagaaagggaaaagaaggcactcgaccataccactcgagcaggcacacggTAGAGTACATGGTCGTGTTCATAATGAGCTCCTCAAAGATTGATCCGAATGTAGATTTGACGTTGCGATTCAGGGCAATTGCGATTTGACGTTGAGAGTTGTAGGAAATTGAGTTATATTTCCAATGCCGGTGGTTTCAAGGCAATGGGATCTGTCGTTcaagagttatacctgttttaCTGAACCGATATCATACCAGATCGAAGACTGGAGTTacttgacggaccaaccactcgaccatgcactcgaccgagcatggtcgagcacttgcagccaactctctattttgtcctctagctaactagggctttCCCCTCTTTACTATATTTATGTGctggcacttgtggccgaaaAGAGGAGACCCtgtagacacctcataacctagtttttgccatttttagctaagagattagatgttttgttgatttttgactataatgatctgagtttaatgcctgcttttatatgatctttgctagtgagagctagattGAGagtatcttagcttgattgttattgccaagagattggattaacttgtattaggagatcattgtctagagatagctcatgtttgattgaggtttgttggctagtttagataatcatagcttgagtccagcccatgaatccatccttaggaccctCTTTATCTATTGATTTACCTGTTTGAATCCTGTTTAATCGCTTGCTGTTTGTTTACTTTCgttctgctctgttttgtttgatgctctgtttcagttctgttcattcgcttgtcaactcgaccacccactcgaccatgcactcgaccgagtgctaggtcgagctccagtttactttcttgtttatgcattgttctgttcttgttttcttctacttatTAGTCAATTCtgcttagtattgtttattgcacttgttctacagtttaattcagcattacTATTGTCTTAATTagttgccttagttcattgcatttcattattgtcattaggttgttagaaacaaatcaacttgatatttggcttaacttgaatgcattgatcacatcttgactgcttacatatcacactctttatggattgacatcctttatgctacaacatcataagggtattgaaacaccttgcataccattcatcatcatctctgctTATGTCTATGTTTGCATGTTCtcatacattcattgcataagtagACCTAGAAAAAAAGTCCTTGTTTCaattggcgtcgttgccattagggtgtttatatgttccagtcgagatttcattgtttcaagattaagctatgttactttttattctattactcacctctttcttgttctggtgttctgttttgattctcaggtaccactcgaccaggcactcggccgagtacctcaaagcaaacggtcgagtgcttgttcGAGCACCTGCTCAGATTCTCAAAAACACGGAAGAAGAGGTGGTAATGGAACTCCCACATGATCAGACTGAACCTCAcaagagaaggaagattggtgatagtgatACTCCcactactcatactcaaagatATGGGATAGTGCCTCCTCCTATCCACAACacaaccttcacaa
This genomic window contains:
- the LOC109133113 gene encoding uncharacterized protein LOC109133113, coding for MVFQSFILGNLVSLCMKIINSVVVVGLYYGFLTTFSIGPSYLFLLRARVMDEGEEGTEKKVSATTGFIAGQLMMFISIYYAPLHLALGRPHTITVLALPYLLFHFFWNNHKHFFDYGSTTRNEMRNLRIQCVFLNNLIFQLFNHFILPSSMLARLVNIYMFRCNNKMLFVTSSFVGWLIGHILFMKWVGLVLVWIQQNNSIRSNVLIRSNKYKFLVSELRNSMARIFSILLFITCVYYLGRIPSPIFTKKLKGTSETGGTKQDQEVSTEEAPFPSLFSEEGEDLDKIDEMEEIRVNGKVKINTDDEFHVRTYYKTVSENLDRNKENSNLEFF